A DNA window from Paenibacillus sp. HWE-109 contains the following coding sequences:
- a CDS encoding IS1182 family transposase → MAKFKAYTTEQGELLPIYLSEWVTDDHEVRLVSDIVEQLDLSAITNKYSKRGEEAYHPAMLLKLWFYGYATGVFTSRKLQIATKESIPFRWLCGGYLPDFRTLSDFRKNHLDTLPGLFKQVIQIAMELGYISLGHVSIDGSKIKASASKHKSMSRERMQKRLVQLEDEVRQALEYSATEEMLEEPHPTSPSLSLEERYARIAQIKSALENLEEQRPAEQAESPQSDQFNFTDADSRIMSTRNQGVIQGYNPQIAVDSDHGFIVGLQMSNQTTDQQQFENVLHSMKTITGDRPQKLSADAGYFSATNIAAAQEAEVDAYIAADRENKKKNNAYDKTNFTYVPESDYYLCPAGQELTLKRTVHANDAEKPTTWVYECSACSECPFRDECVKSKTGKRSITRSEHDPLREEMRTKVQSDEGKAVYRMRKAIVEPIWGQLKEVQGFRQFHLRGEDKVSGEFILLSLSHNIRKLHAAKYPKPATLYKRERSARKQRVAG, encoded by the coding sequence ATGGCTAAATTCAAAGCATATACCACAGAGCAAGGTGAACTTCTACCTATCTATTTAAGCGAGTGGGTAACAGATGACCATGAAGTTAGACTTGTCAGCGACATCGTCGAGCAGTTAGACCTATCTGCCATTACCAACAAATACTCCAAGCGTGGAGAAGAAGCCTATCATCCTGCCATGCTGCTCAAACTGTGGTTCTATGGGTATGCGACAGGCGTCTTCACGTCTAGGAAACTTCAAATAGCTACGAAAGAAAGCATTCCTTTTCGCTGGTTATGTGGCGGATACCTGCCAGACTTTCGTACCCTGAGTGACTTTCGGAAGAACCACCTGGATACCCTTCCAGGTTTATTCAAACAAGTCATACAAATCGCTATGGAACTGGGCTATATCTCGCTCGGGCATGTGAGCATTGACGGTTCTAAAATAAAGGCAAGCGCCTCTAAACATAAATCGATGTCACGTGAGCGTATGCAAAAACGCCTTGTTCAATTGGAAGACGAAGTCCGGCAAGCATTGGAGTATTCTGCTACCGAGGAAATGTTGGAGGAACCCCATCCGACGAGTCCTTCCCTATCGTTGGAGGAACGCTATGCCCGCATCGCGCAAATAAAATCTGCGCTGGAGAATTTGGAAGAACAGCGGCCAGCGGAACAGGCCGAATCTCCTCAGAGCGATCAATTTAATTTTACCGATGCCGACTCTCGCATCATGAGCACGCGGAACCAAGGTGTCATTCAAGGCTACAATCCACAAATTGCCGTAGACAGCGATCATGGCTTCATTGTTGGACTTCAAATGAGTAACCAGACAACCGATCAACAGCAGTTTGAAAACGTGCTTCATTCCATGAAAACAATAACAGGAGATAGGCCTCAGAAGCTTAGTGCTGATGCAGGTTATTTTAGTGCAACTAACATTGCTGCGGCACAGGAGGCTGAAGTAGATGCCTACATTGCTGCCGATCGCGAAAACAAAAAAAAGAATAATGCCTACGACAAAACCAACTTCACCTACGTACCTGAGTCCGATTATTATCTCTGCCCTGCCGGCCAAGAGCTTACACTAAAACGAACCGTGCATGCAAATGATGCGGAAAAACCAACGACATGGGTCTATGAATGCAGCGCATGTAGCGAATGTCCTTTTCGAGACGAGTGTGTAAAAAGTAAAACAGGGAAGCGTTCCATCACTCGTAGTGAACATGATCCCCTGCGAGAGGAGATGCGAACGAAAGTGCAAAGTGATGAGGGGAAAGCCGTTTACCGAATGCGTAAGGCGATCGTTGAACCGATATGGGGGCAGTTGAAGGAGGTTCAAGGATTTCGTCAATTCCATTTACGTGGCGAGGATAAAGTATCTGGGGAGTTCATACTGCTCTCTCTAAGCCACAACATCCGTAAATTGCATGCGGCGAAGTATCCCAAACCAGCCACTTTGTACAAACGGGAGAGGTCTGCCCGTAAACAAAGAGTGGCTGGATGA
- the murQ gene encoding N-acetylmuramic acid 6-phosphate etherase, whose protein sequence is MMKLTTEQRNERSEHLDRLSTVDIITLMNEEDQKVPLAVKEALPQIEPAIEAIVERLAAGGRLFYIGAGTSGRLGILDAAECPPTFGTKKEQVTAIIAGGTQAIFEAVEDAEDNAEAGRDEVRKQVSSSDVLIGIAASGKTPYVLGAVAEAKRLGIRTIGLACNQHTLLGTSVDYPIEVNVGPEIVTGSTRLKAATAQKLVLNMISTATMIRMGKVYKNLMVNVQATNDKLRKRVIDIIQEAAQVDEETARRSCDLANGDARAAILMLEFQTDYAAVMEAMEAAGGHFGRARGQLLLQQ, encoded by the coding sequence ATGATGAAATTAACAACCGAACAACGCAATGAACGAAGTGAACATTTGGATCGTTTAAGCACAGTAGATATCATTACGTTGATGAACGAGGAGGATCAGAAGGTGCCGCTTGCTGTAAAAGAAGCGCTCCCCCAGATCGAGCCTGCCATTGAGGCTATTGTGGAGCGGCTTGCTGCCGGAGGCCGGCTATTCTACATCGGAGCCGGAACCAGCGGAAGGCTAGGCATATTGGACGCTGCGGAATGTCCGCCTACGTTCGGCACGAAGAAAGAGCAGGTAACGGCCATTATTGCCGGAGGCACGCAAGCTATTTTCGAAGCGGTTGAGGATGCGGAAGACAACGCAGAAGCGGGCAGAGATGAAGTGCGCAAGCAAGTAAGCAGCAGCGATGTGCTTATTGGCATCGCAGCCAGCGGTAAAACGCCTTACGTGTTAGGTGCTGTGGCAGAAGCGAAGCGGCTTGGGATACGGACAATTGGCCTTGCTTGCAATCAACATACCCTGTTGGGCACATCTGTCGATTACCCGATTGAAGTGAATGTAGGACCGGAAATTGTAACAGGATCCACCCGGCTCAAGGCGGCCACCGCACAAAAGTTAGTATTGAATATGATATCAACAGCTACCATGATTCGGATGGGGAAAGTATACAAGAACCTGATGGTGAATGTGCAGGCAACGAATGATAAACTTCGCAAACGTGTCATCGATATCATTCAGGAAGCGGCTCAAGTAGATGAAGAAACTGCACGCCGCTCCTGCGATCTGGCGAATGGCGATGCCCGCGCAGCTATCTTGATGCTAGAGTTCCAAACCGACTATGCAGCGGTTATGGAAGCTATGGAGGCAGCTGGCGGACATTTTGGCCGAGCTCGGGGACAGTTGCTGCTTCAGCAGTAG
- a CDS encoding IS1182 family transposase → MAKFKAYTTEQGELLPIYLSEWVTDDHEVRLVSDIVEQLDLSAITNKYSKRGEEAYHPAMLLKLWFYGYATGVFTSRKLQIATKESIPFRWLCGGYLPDFRTLSDFRKNHLDTLPGLFKQVIQIAMELGYISLGHVSIDGSKIKASASKHKSMSRERMQKRLVQLEDEVRQALEYSATEEMLEEPHPTSPSLSLEERYARIAQIKSALENLEEQRPAEQAESPQSDQFNFTDADSRIMSTRNQGVIQGYNPQIAVDSDHGFIVGLQMSNQTTDQQQFENVLHSMKTITGDRPQKLSADAGYFSATNIAAAQEAEVDAYIAADRENKKKNNAYDKTNFTYVPESDYYLCPAGQELTLKRTVHANDAEKPTTWVYECSACSECPFRDECVKSKTGKRSITRSEHDPLREEMRTKVQSDEGKAVYRMRKAIVEPIWGQLKEVQGFRQFHLRGEDKVSGEFILLSLSHNIRKLHAAKYPKPATLYKRERSARKQRVAG, encoded by the coding sequence ATGGCTAAATTCAAAGCATATACCACAGAGCAAGGTGAACTTCTACCTATCTATTTAAGCGAGTGGGTAACAGATGATCATGAAGTTAGACTTGTCAGCGACATCGTCGAGCAGTTAGACCTATCTGCCATTACTAACAAATACTCCAAGCGTGGAGAAGAAGCCTATCATCCTGCCATGCTGCTCAAACTATGGTTCTATGGATATGCGACAGGCGTCTTCACGTCTAGGAAACTTCAAATAGCTACGAAAGAAAGCATTCCTTTTCGCTGGTTATGTGGCGGATACCTGCCAGACTTTCGTACCCTGAGTGACTTTCGGAAGAACCACCTGGATACCCTTCCAGGTTTATTCAAACAAGTCATACAAATCGCTATGGAACTGGGCTATATCTCGCTCGGGCATGTGAGCATTGACGGTTCTAAAATAAAGGCAAGCGCCTCTAAACATAAATCGATGTCACGTGAGCGTATGCAAAAACGCCTCGTTCAATTGGAAGACGAAGTCCGGCAAGCATTGGAGTATTCTGCTACCGAGGAAATGTTGGAGGAACCCCATCCGACGAGTCCTTCCCTATCGTTGGAGGAACGCTATGCCCGCATCGCGCAAATAAAATCTGCGCTGGAGAATTTGGAAGAACAGCGGCCAGCGGAACAGGCCGAATCTCCTCAGAGCGATCAATTTAATTTTACCGATGCCGACTCTCGCATCATGAGCACGCGGAACCAAGGTGTCATTCAAGGCTACAATCCACAAATTGCCGTAGACAGCGATCATGGCTTCATTGTTGGACTTCAAATGAGTAACCAGACAACCGATCAACAGCAGTTTGAAAACGTGCTTCATTCCATGAAAACAATAACAGGAGATAGGCCTCAGAAGCTTAGTGCTGATGCAGGTTATTTTAGTGCAACTAACATTGCTGCGGCACAGGAGGCTGAAGTAGATGCCTACATTGCTGCCGATCGCGAAAACAAAAAAAAGAATAATGCCTACGACAAAACCAACTTCACCTACGTACCTGAGTCCGATTATTATCTCTGCCCTGCCGGCCAAGAGCTTACACTAAAACGAACCGTGCATGCAAATGATGCGGAAAAACCAACGACATGGGTCTATGAATGCAGCGCATGTAGCGAATGTCCTTTTCGAGACGAGTGTGTAAAAAGTAAAACAGGGAAGCGTTCCATCACTCGTAGTGAACATGATCCCCTGCGAGAGGAGATGCGAACGAAAGTGCAAAGTGATGAGGGGAAAGCCGTTTACCGAATGCGTAAGGCGATCGTTGAACCGATATGGGGGCAGTTGAAGGAGGTTCAAGGATTTCGTCAATTCCATTTACGTGGCGAGGATAAAGTATCTGGGGAGTTCATACTGCTCTCTCTAAGCCACAACATCCGTAAATTGCATGCGGCGAAGTATCCCAAACCAGCCACTTTGTACAAACGGGAGAGGTCTGCCCGTAAACAAAGAGTGGCTGGATGA